In one Methanobrevibacter arboriphilus genomic region, the following are encoded:
- a CDS encoding transglutaminase-like domain-containing protein, with protein sequence MRINETKNIFYDYIICFINFNKNTHNINRTVHRNIYKSIHNRIFENIHKNIFKTILKIVIIFLLIFTLFNIVESVNGEIMSGNEDVNETNITNNTIVNNSVSQDNVVKSSKTLYNYIDTYKIIPKNVMVNDKNLSSKNFLYLMSKTVIYKYKNDNSDIKIKYGIKSNKKIKGDTIKWKYETSSYYKIAKYIVNYVDNHNKVPSYYKLLSKKKIKYETLIFMFSKILSKTKRNNLPKTVYINVDKLDAINNNGKTLKLYNKYRKTSLSKYLISTSWTPSKSSYINSIAKKITKGIKSKYKKAEAIFNWTVNNIKYSYYYNTKYGGKKTIKLKKGNCVDMSHAYASLSRSIGLPTRYIHSRCDFRKSGWLGHIWLQVLVGKKWIPVDVSGENNRFGGVVNWNQNTYHRIAIYSETPW encoded by the coding sequence ATGAGGATTAATGAAACAAAAAACATTTTTTATGATTATATTATATGTTTTATAAACTTCAATAAAAATACTCATAATATCAACAGGACTGTTCATAGAAATATTTATAAAAGTATTCATAATCGTATTTTTGAAAACATTCATAAAAATATTTTTAAAACAATTTTGAAAATAGTTATAATCTTTTTGTTGATATTTACACTATTTAATATTGTTGAAAGTGTTAATGGAGAGATTATGAGTGGAAACGAAGATGTAAATGAAACAAATATCACTAATAATACAATTGTTAATAATTCAGTTTCTCAAGATAATGTAGTTAAAAGCTCTAAAACTCTTTATAATTATATAGATACTTATAAGATCATCCCTAAAAATGTAATGGTAAATGATAAAAATCTCTCTTCAAAGAATTTTTTATATTTAATGTCTAAAACTGTTATTTATAAGTATAAGAATGATAATTCTGACATTAAAATTAAATATGGGATAAAAAGTAATAAAAAAATTAAAGGAGATACTATCAAATGGAAATATGAGACAAGTTCTTATTATAAAATAGCTAAGTACATTGTAAATTACGTTGATAATCATAATAAAGTTCCAAGCTATTATAAACTATTATCCAAGAAAAAGATTAAATATGAAACTCTTATTTTTATGTTTAGTAAAATTTTATCAAAAACTAAAAGAAATAATCTTCCTAAAACTGTCTATATTAATGTTGATAAGTTAGATGCTATTAATAACAATGGAAAAACTTTAAAGTTGTATAATAAGTATAGAAAGACTAGTTTATCTAAATATTTAATATCTACTTCATGGACTCCGAGTAAAAGTTCTTATATTAATAGTATTGCAAAAAAAATTACAAAAGGTATTAAATCTAAGTATAAAAAGGCAGAAGCTATTTTTAATTGGACTGTAAACAATATAAAATATTCTTATTATTATAATACTAAGTATGGTGGTAAAAAAACTATCAAATTGAAAAAAGGAAATTGTGTTGATATGTCTCATGCTTATGCATCACTTTCTAGATCAATTGGTTTGCCTACAAGATATATTCACAGTAGATGTGATTTTAGAAAAAGTGGATGGTTAGGACATATTTGGCTTCAGGTTCTTGTTGGGAAAAAATGGATACCTGTAGATGTTAGTGGTGAAAATAATCGTTTTGGTGGAGTTGTCAACTGGAATCAAAATACTTATCATCGTATAGCTATTTATAGTGAAACACCATGGTGA
- a CDS encoding ribonuclease H-like domain-containing protein translates to MKSERYENHEKDMLKSILSKSLTSAAPSKETIAKAHENSGINSDDPLIKLKYTLLEQYQDQRLDDIEGSEIIENSSGETLKITKKEKIDFSIDKKEFENELFCDLKLIPKIGPATEKKLKEEGYKDISSLLEHEKYKEHAEEIIEKLENGSHIDKFNLIRKNCNNKGKMLKCAGDLEYDSFKFMDIETLGLSNVPIILIGIAEMDKKGKSITSTQYLLRRKVEEAAVLEGYLSHIEEDSTLITYNGASFDVPFIRNRCNYYQLNNESQPFHYDLIYYARNLWKDKLPNCKLTTIEKHIFDINRVDDVPGSHIPEFYDAYLKEDNIGPLVPIIEHNRFDIVSLAKFLNRMCEKF, encoded by the coding sequence ATGAAATCAGAAAGATATGAAAATCATGAAAAAGATATGTTAAAGTCAATATTATCGAAATCTTTAACTTCTGCAGCACCTTCTAAAGAGACTATTGCTAAAGCCCATGAAAACTCTGGAATTAACTCTGATGATCCTCTAATAAAATTAAAATATACCTTATTAGAACAATATCAAGATCAAAGGTTAGATGATATTGAAGGTAGCGAAATCATAGAAAACAGTTCTGGAGAAACATTAAAAATCACAAAAAAAGAAAAAATCGATTTTTCAATTGATAAAAAAGAATTTGAAAATGAATTATTTTGTGACTTAAAATTAATTCCTAAAATAGGTCCTGCTACAGAAAAAAAGCTTAAGGAAGAAGGTTATAAAGATATAAGCTCTCTTTTAGAGCATGAAAAATATAAAGAGCATGCAGAAGAAATTATTGAAAAACTAGAAAATGGATCACATATAGATAAGTTTAATCTAATTAGAAAAAATTGTAATAATAAAGGAAAAATGCTTAAATGTGCTGGAGATCTTGAATATGATAGTTTCAAATTTATGGATATTGAAACATTAGGTCTTTCTAATGTTCCAATTATACTTATTGGTATAGCTGAAATGGATAAAAAAGGAAAATCTATCACTTCAACACAATATCTCCTCAGAAGAAAAGTAGAAGAAGCAGCAGTTTTAGAAGGTTATTTATCTCATATTGAAGAAGATTCAACCCTTATTACTTATAATGGTGCTAGTTTTGATGTTCCATTTATTAGAAATAGATGTAATTACTACCAATTAAACAATGAAAGTCAACCATTCCATTATGATTTAATTTACTATGCAAGAAATCTTTGGAAAGATAAACTACCAAATTGTAAACTAACTACTATTGAGAAACACATATTTGATATTAATCGTGTTGATGATGTTCCAGGATCACATATACCTGAATTTTATGATGCATATCTAAAAGAAGATAATATTGGGCCTTTAGTTCCTATTATTGAACATAATCGTTTTGATATAGTATCATTAGCTAAATTTTTAAATAGAATGTGTGAAAAATTTTAA
- a CDS encoding nucleotidyltransferase family protein: protein MLISSVITAAGRNSRMENSQIKEGSPIKNKLLLPFPSENSINTVIETTINNVLSSDVDECIVVLGHFAANIKKALANITDDRVKIIENENINVDLSTSLLNGLKHCKNKYVLCSAGDQPTVSSKTYKNIINSLFNLKNPEKSISILRRKNSGLLKSPEGLGMPFVANKDILIKYLDNEDSNLNPILRKIFKDQFPFYGVEEDDSMELININNYEDYKFVLNNF, encoded by the coding sequence ATGTTAATTTCTAGTGTTATAACTGCAGCAGGACGAAATTCTCGTATGGAAAATAGTCAAATTAAAGAAGGAAGTCCTATTAAAAATAAATTATTACTTCCATTTCCAAGTGAAAATAGTATTAATACAGTTATTGAAACAACTATCAATAATGTATTATCCTCTGATGTTGATGAGTGTATTGTTGTATTAGGTCATTTTGCAGCTAATATAAAAAAAGCTTTAGCTAATATTACTGATGATAGAGTTAAAATTATCGAAAATGAAAATATTAATGTAGACCTTTCTACTTCATTATTAAATGGGTTGAAACATTGTAAAAATAAATATGTTTTGTGTTCAGCTGGAGATCAACCAACAGTTAGTTCCAAAACTTATAAAAACATCATCAATTCTCTTTTTAATTTGAAAAACCCTGAAAAGTCTATTTCTATTCTTAGGAGAAAAAATTCAGGTTTATTAAAAAGTCCAGAAGGTTTAGGAATGCCATTTGTAGCTAATAAAGATATTTTAATTAAATATCTTGATAATGAGGATAGTAATTTAAACCCAATTCTTAGAAAGATTTTTAAAGATCAGTTTCCATTTTATGGGGTAGAAGAAGATGATTCTATGGAATTGATTAATATTAATAATTATGAAGATTATAAGTTTGTTTTAAATAATTTTTAA
- a CDS encoding Mur ligase family protein, translating into MFFGKNILVVGAGNAGRPVANLFNYLEKNVIVTDSNSFDNLPKKAQKKIELLENRGITFELGDHNDDLLDFPDAVYISPNIPKTADFVKKIYELSSKGKFDIIENKDVGNILNSLIAIPMVGIAGTDGKTTTTNMINFALKDKFNTLIFSSLQDSLVIEGLVEMVVNSECENKDLAIFELPHGTIRMADGLELDFCVITNLTPDHMDEFENYEDYITRNIAIEKLLKKNGLVLANGDDPIISSRLDTFNHDYIVYGLQNPQTVEFEGNTYYNDNVDYDIVATNIKLNGLDGSSYKIKSGDILTLVCNNCGKINYDLNNFNLDNLDSDSFDLNDSDSDNLDSDDFDLGICKCDNYSRKVIPSFEREVNIKVPGLINVENSLATILSSLIMGIDLDDAINRMSSFKGVKGRFEKIDKLNGVNIFMDAAHNPESMEKLFSGFDISGKLILSLDNPDTLTSRDKYKIGEVLGKVVDVLIVSSKNETTEFVDNNAAFEVLDGAFNVCSDIETYVTENVSESIFNALSIADTGDTIIHIGPGVVNAYDNVKNDIKDAINFYEAISGKVVVIGGCGTVGSLIGRVLAANGIDVTISDSANETPLKSIFETEGIDLELGSEISNELLYNASSIFLAPSLMDNEKFINNLRNDLNNMSFEDIPVFGIDEIFKFFRSDKLVFGVTGTNGKTTTTEILKNIFKTAGLNVPEHNLNIQGNTEFIPSLQSKLEGDVAVIEIGTFGNAGEIETISKNAEVDTGIITNITQDHLSNGSFNDYVNCKKEMVDLADNLILCADDPIVAYLGNLKDNEDLLFFGINYYGDIFKDIDVFKESRICPVCGKDLIYDIHYLGHLGNYHCDCGFKNPKIDIEARDIIFDKEDSSIKFTLKIYEQTADITLKNGSIANVYNSLAAATGAWLSGVDINDIADGINSFSGVNGRLEIINDNPKIILDYAHNPAGVKSVIQTVSNIIQNDKKLANGRFIIVNTISSESGDEGDLEIAKLLSKADIIIPASYSAFKSSKFINDFANEKCEIIYTESSKNSTKVGTLGASFEQVKEGLIIALNIINNSKQNINNIIKNKHSTNDKNIIKDKNNSNDKNIIKDKNINNDKSSVNDKNINNDKSNVNEKDISNDIILIIGEGGLKYSQTILSEVNGNKGGDLGI; encoded by the coding sequence GTGTTTTTTGGAAAAAATATTCTTGTTGTTGGTGCAGGGAATGCAGGAAGACCAGTAGCTAATCTTTTTAATTATTTAGAAAAGAATGTTATTGTTACTGACTCCAATTCATTTGATAACCTTCCTAAAAAAGCACAAAAAAAGATAGAATTACTTGAAAATAGAGGTATTACTTTTGAATTAGGAGATCATAATGATGATCTTTTAGATTTTCCTGATGCTGTTTATATATCTCCCAATATTCCAAAAACTGCTGATTTTGTAAAAAAGATTTATGAACTTTCTTCTAAAGGAAAGTTTGATATTATTGAAAATAAAGATGTTGGAAATATTTTAAATTCACTGATAGCTATACCTATGGTTGGGATAGCTGGAACTGATGGTAAGACTACTACAACCAATATGATTAATTTTGCTTTGAAAGATAAGTTTAATACTCTTATTTTTTCATCTCTTCAGGATTCTTTAGTTATTGAAGGGTTAGTTGAAATGGTAGTTAATTCTGAATGTGAAAATAAGGATTTAGCTATTTTTGAACTTCCTCATGGAACTATTAGGATGGCTGATGGTCTTGAACTTGATTTTTGTGTTATTACTAATTTAACACCTGATCATATGGATGAATTTGAAAATTATGAGGATTATATTACTAGGAATATAGCTATTGAGAAACTTCTTAAAAAGAATGGCTTGGTTCTTGCTAATGGTGATGATCCAATTATTAGTAGTAGATTAGATACATTTAATCATGATTATATTGTGTATGGTCTTCAAAATCCTCAAACTGTAGAGTTTGAGGGTAATACTTACTATAATGATAATGTTGATTATGATATAGTAGCTACTAATATTAAGCTTAATGGTTTAGATGGGTCAAGTTATAAGATTAAGTCTGGAGATATTTTAACTTTAGTTTGTAATAATTGTGGTAAAATTAATTATGATTTGAATAATTTTAATTTAGATAATCTTGATTCAGATAGTTTTGATTTAAATGATTCTGATTCAGATAATCTTGATTCAGATGATTTTGATTTAGGGATTTGTAAGTGTGATAATTATTCTAGAAAAGTAATACCTTCTTTTGAAAGAGAGGTTAATATTAAGGTTCCTGGTTTGATTAATGTCGAAAACTCTCTTGCTACAATTTTAAGTTCTTTAATCATGGGCATTGATTTAGATGATGCTATAAACCGTATGTCTTCATTTAAAGGTGTTAAAGGAAGATTTGAGAAAATTGATAAGTTAAATGGTGTAAATATTTTTATGGATGCTGCTCATAATCCAGAAAGTATGGAAAAATTATTTTCTGGCTTTGATATCTCTGGAAAACTCATATTAAGCTTGGATAATCCTGATACTTTAACTTCAAGAGATAAGTATAAAATTGGGGAAGTACTTGGAAAAGTAGTTGATGTTTTGATTGTTTCTTCTAAAAATGAAACCACTGAGTTTGTTGATAATAATGCTGCTTTTGAAGTTTTAGATGGAGCTTTTAATGTTTGTAGTGATATTGAAACTTATGTAACTGAAAATGTTAGTGAATCTATTTTTAATGCATTGTCAATAGCTGATACTGGTGATACAATTATTCATATTGGCCCTGGTGTTGTTAATGCTTATGATAATGTTAAAAATGATATTAAAGATGCGATAAATTTTTATGAAGCTATTTCTGGGAAAGTCGTTGTTATTGGTGGTTGTGGAACTGTTGGTAGCTTAATCGGAAGAGTTTTAGCTGCAAATGGTATTGATGTAACAATTTCTGATTCTGCAAATGAAACTCCTTTAAAATCAATTTTTGAAACTGAAGGTATTGATTTAGAGTTAGGTAGTGAAATTAGTAATGAACTTTTATATAATGCATCTTCTATTTTTTTAGCTCCTAGTTTAATGGATAATGAAAAATTTATTAATAATTTAAGGAATGATTTAAATAATATGAGTTTTGAAGATATTCCTGTTTTTGGTATTGATGAAATATTTAAGTTTTTTAGATCTGATAAATTAGTTTTTGGTGTTACTGGTACTAATGGTAAAACTACTACAACAGAAATTCTTAAAAACATTTTTAAAACTGCTGGATTAAATGTTCCAGAGCACAATCTTAATATTCAAGGAAATACTGAATTTATTCCTTCTTTACAATCTAAACTTGAGGGTGATGTAGCTGTTATTGAAATAGGCACTTTTGGTAATGCTGGTGAGATAGAAACAATATCTAAAAATGCAGAAGTTGATACTGGAATTATCACGAATATTACTCAGGATCATTTATCTAATGGAAGTTTTAATGATTACGTTAATTGTAAAAAAGAGATGGTTGATTTAGCTGATAATTTAATATTATGTGCTGATGATCCAATCGTTGCTTATCTTGGAAACTTAAAAGATAATGAAGATTTATTATTTTTTGGAATTAATTATTATGGAGACATTTTTAAAGATATTGATGTTTTTAAAGAATCTAGAATATGTCCAGTTTGTGGTAAAGACTTAATTTATGATATTCATTATTTGGGCCATCTAGGTAATTATCACTGTGATTGTGGTTTTAAAAATCCAAAGATAGATATTGAGGCTAGAGATATAATTTTTGATAAAGAAGATTCATCTATAAAATTTACATTAAAGATTTATGAACAAACTGCTGATATAACTTTGAAAAATGGTTCTATAGCTAATGTTTATAATTCATTAGCGGCTGCTACTGGAGCTTGGCTTTCAGGAGTTGATATTAATGATATTGCTGATGGAATTAATTCATTTAGTGGGGTTAATGGTAGGTTAGAAATTATTAATGATAATCCTAAGATAATTCTTGATTATGCTCATAATCCGGCAGGTGTTAAGTCTGTTATTCAGACAGTTTCTAATATTATTCAAAATGATAAAAAATTAGCTAATGGAAGATTTATTATAGTTAATACTATTTCTTCAGAAAGTGGTGACGAAGGGGACTTAGAAATAGCAAAACTTTTATCTAAAGCAGATATCATCATTCCAGCTTCTTATTCAGCATTTAAGTCTTCAAAATTTATAAATGATTTTGCAAATGAAAAATGTGAAATAATTTATACTGAGTCTAGCAAAAACTCTACAAAAGTTGGAACGTTAGGAGCAAGCTTTGAACAAGTGAAAGAAGGACTTATAATTGCTTTAAATATTATTAATAACTCAAAACAGAATATTAACAATATTATCAAAAATAAACACAGTACCAATGATAAAAACATTATCAAAGATAAAAACAATAGTAATGATAAAAATATTATCAAAGATAAAAATATTAATAATGATAAAAGTAGTGTTAATGATAAAAATATTAATAATGATAAAAGTAATGTTAATGAAAAAGATATTAGTAATGATATTATTCTTATTATAGGGGAAGGTGGGCTTAAATATTCCCAAACAATTTTAAGTGAGGTAAATGGTAATAAGGGAGGAGATTTAGGGATATAA
- a CDS encoding right-handed parallel beta-helix repeat-containing protein has translation MNIIFKSLIVISCVLFLFLPSASAVNYSVNSSWSNGMIQELIDNTDNITGLYFSSSSGNIFININLIINKPISIFCDDGVLFNGSNTAIPLKYAFKILSDNVNIEGFILDGYVTGFIGESVDNISITSNFFNNTDTGIDIINANGLVIFNNSVINGRYTGISIENSNNTNISNNSVSGFNKGIDVIETNNTNISNNNIIDNNNIGFKLDSSENTQIKDNNIDYNGYGAFISNSNNVSVENNNVTNNSNHGIVISSSKNSKVENNVVSGNNRSGVFLDEVKSSNISKNKVENNKEDGINIGLVEDSAISKNKVSGNGKRGIFASQINKTVLKDNIIENNNDHGIRAINISYSELKNNNLSYNMKSGVYVTNCHEADLSNNYIYMSFENGLTINDLFNSSLFNNTIDRNIDFGIYINSSSFSHIKFNTIKNNWDDGILANGIFSTDIIANILKDNGGNALHLLDNADCNIYNNSILNNEGKGIYIHSKEFGSGFSYIKNNLIVNNGGEGIFLRYCPFIISYNIISNCSKGIILDNVPSVYPPYWNFSIVRYNNLSDLQTGMQVTNSDNSPSIENNILKNIAEDGFYLNNISGSIYFNNTFMNVKGVCIYAISLGGTITSCKFVNSNTGVYLDSDNVSINKNTFVNVIQGIRVFGKNNNIESNIINKSSEGISVNGILNYIGYNKISSTKKKAILIFAHSNKVEYNVFRNNYDDIFINSENNTIYKNKMINSKHISINIGMYGYNKIRKNNIQNKNMAIKISSNYNTIIDNIISKVKRGIFIKGGKNKIKNNKIKSKTYGISIMGHKNTLYKNTAYKSKIGIIIMGTKNKIMSNAVSKSKYYGIKLNGDKNQLSKNIARLCKKYSIKITGDRNTIKNNKLGKKISKRLSIKGYKNKVKKNKA, from the coding sequence ATGAACATTATATTTAAAAGTCTGATTGTAATTTCTTGTGTTTTGTTCCTGTTTTTGCCTAGTGCTAGTGCTGTAAATTATAGTGTTAACTCTTCTTGGTCTAATGGGATGATTCAGGAGTTGATAGATAATACGGATAATATCACTGGGTTGTATTTTTCTTCAAGTAGTGGAAACATTTTTATTAATATTAATTTGATTATAAATAAGCCTATTAGTATATTTTGTGATGATGGTGTGTTATTTAATGGTTCTAACACAGCTATTCCTTTGAAGTATGCATTTAAGATTTTATCTGATAATGTGAATATTGAAGGTTTTATTTTAGATGGTTATGTAACTGGATTTATTGGGGAATCTGTTGATAATATCAGTATTACTAGTAATTTTTTTAATAATACTGATACTGGCATTGATATAATTAATGCTAATGGATTAGTTATCTTTAACAATTCTGTTATTAATGGTCGTTATACTGGTATTTCAATTGAGAATTCAAACAATACTAATATCTCAAATAATAGTGTTTCTGGATTTAATAAAGGTATTGATGTAATTGAAACTAATAACACTAATATTTCAAATAATAATATTATTGATAATAATAATATTGGTTTTAAGCTTGATTCATCTGAAAATACACAGATTAAGGATAATAATATTGATTATAATGGCTATGGAGCTTTTATAAGCAATTCAAATAATGTTAGTGTAGAGAATAATAATGTCACGAATAATAGTAATCATGGAATTGTAATTTCTTCTTCTAAAAATTCAAAAGTTGAAAATAATGTTGTTAGTGGTAATAATCGTTCTGGTGTCTTTTTAGATGAAGTAAAGTCATCAAATATTTCTAAAAATAAGGTTGAAAATAATAAAGAGGATGGAATTAATATTGGTTTGGTTGAAGATTCAGCTATCTCTAAAAACAAAGTTTCTGGTAATGGTAAAAGAGGTATTTTTGCAAGTCAGATAAATAAAACAGTATTGAAAGACAACATAATTGAAAATAATAATGATCATGGTATTAGGGCTATTAATATTTCATATTCTGAGTTAAAGAACAATAATTTAAGCTATAATATGAAGTCTGGTGTATATGTTACTAATTGTCATGAAGCAGATTTATCTAATAATTATATTTACATGTCTTTTGAGAATGGACTAACTATTAATGATTTATTTAATTCTTCTTTGTTTAATAATACTATTGATAGGAATATAGATTTTGGAATATATATTAATTCCTCTAGTTTTTCCCATATAAAATTTAATACCATTAAAAATAATTGGGATGATGGTATTCTTGCTAATGGGATTTTTAGTACTGATATAATAGCTAATATTTTAAAGGATAATGGAGGTAATGCCTTACATTTATTAGATAATGCTGATTGTAATATATATAATAATTCCATATTGAATAATGAAGGTAAAGGAATTTATATTCATTCTAAGGAATTTGGTTCAGGTTTTTCTTATATTAAGAATAATTTGATTGTGAATAATGGAGGTGAAGGTATTTTTTTAAGATATTGTCCTTTTATTATTAGCTATAATATTATAAGTAATTGTTCTAAGGGAATTATTTTGGATAATGTTCCTTCTGTTTATCCTCCTTATTGGAACTTTAGTATTGTTAGGTATAATAATTTATCAGATCTTCAAACTGGTATGCAAGTGACTAACTCAGATAATAGTCCTTCAATTGAGAATAATATTCTTAAAAATATTGCTGAGGATGGATTTTATTTGAACAATATTAGTGGATCAATTTATTTTAATAATACTTTTATGAATGTTAAAGGTGTTTGTATTTATGCAATTTCTTTAGGTGGCACTATTACTAGTTGTAAGTTTGTAAATTCTAATACTGGTGTTTATCTTGATTCTGACAATGTTAGTATCAATAAAAATACTTTTGTAAATGTTATTCAGGGTATTCGTGTTTTTGGGAAGAATAATAATATTGAGAGTAATATTATTAATAAGAGTAGTGAAGGAATCTCTGTTAATGGTATTCTTAATTATATTGGTTATAATAAGATTTCATCTACTAAAAAGAAGGCTATTTTAATTTTTGCTCATAGTAATAAAGTTGAATACAATGTTTTTAGGAATAATTATGATGATATTTTCATAAACTCTGAAAACAATACAATTTATAAAAATAAGATGATAAATTCCAAACATATTAGTATAAACATTGGAATGTATGGTTATAATAAGATAAGAAAAAATAATATACAAAACAAGAATATGGCTATTAAAATTAGCTCAAATTATAATACAATAATTGATAATATTATTTCTAAGGTTAAAAGAGGCATTTTTATTAAAGGAGGTAAAAATAAAATTAAAAATAATAAAATCAAATCTAAAACCTATGGAATTTCAATTATGGGGCATAAAAATACATTATATAAGAACACTGCCTATAAAAGTAAAATTGGAATTATTATTATGGGAACTAAAAATAAAATCATGAGTAATGCTGTTAGTAAAAGTAAATATTATGGTATTAAGTTAAATGGGGATAAAAACCAATTGTCTAAAAATATAGCTCGGTTGTGTAAAAAATATTCTATTAAAATTACTGGTGATCGTAATACTATTAAGAATAATAAATTAGGTAAGAAAATAAGTAAAAGACTTTCTATTAAAGGATATAAGAATAAGGTTAAAAAGAATAAGGCATGA